Below is a window of Brachyspira pilosicoli DNA.
TATATTATTTTTTTTTCTTCTCTTAATTTTTTTAATTTTTTGCTTTTTAACTCTTTTAGATTTTTATTTAGATTGTTTATAATACTTGATTTTAATATTTCAATTTCTTCTGACTTTTTATTTAACCTATTTAATTCTGAGTTTATTTTTTTTTCTAACAAATTGATTTTATGGTCTATCATAAACGATTCCTTTTTGCTGATATAGTAAAAACAGCAATTAACTAATAGTAATAGAGAAATTTATTTTTGTCAAATATTATTATAAAGTTTTTAAATATTATTAATTATTAAAGTTTTATTTTTAGACATAAAAATATTTATTTTTTATAGATGAGTTTATTCTAAATAAAATGTTTGAATTTTAATCATAAATTAAAAAGCCAAAGTATAAAAAATATACCATGGCTTAATATTCATTAGTCTATTTGTTTCGTCTTTGCTATAACTAATTCTCTTACACATATATCCTGCGGCATATTATAAGCGAATTCTATACAATTAACTATATCAGAAGCATTTAAACCATTTCCTATGCTCTTTTTCCATTCAATATAATCAGCTTTTATATTTTCATCTGTTGTATGTTCTAAAAGATGAGTTTCCACAACTCCCGGTGCTAATACTATAACTCTTACATTTTTATCAGCTACTTCTTCTCTAATACTTTCAGTTATGGCATGTACAGCAAATTTACTTCCGCAATATACTCCATGATTTTTAAATGTTTTTCTTCCTGCTATTGAACTTATATTTATAATAGTGCCTTCATTTCTCTTTATCATATCTGGAAGTATTATATTTGTAGTTGTTAGTATTCCATTTATATTAACATCTATCATATTCTTCCATTCTTCATAGCTTTGTTTATCAATATTACCAAGAAGCATTACTCCCGCACAGTTTATAAGCAAATCAGTTTTTCCGTATTTATCTTCTGCCATTTCTATTGCCGTTCTTATTTCTTCAAAATTTGTAACATCTGCTTTTACGCTTATAGAATTTGGTAATTTTAAATTATCCATTATTTCTTTACGTCTTGATATTAAAAGTGTAGGGTATCCATTTTCTGAGAATCTTTTTGCTGTTTCCATTCCTATTCCAGAGCTTGCTCCCGTAATAACTACTAATTTTTTCATAATAAAAAACTCCTTTATAAAAAATAATTATGCCTTATAATATATTAATAAATTGCTTACACAAGAACGGAAATGATTGTTATTAAGTAACATTTATTTCACTATCAATTAATAGGATAATTAAATGAAAAAAATAAAAGTAGCATCAGAAATAGGAGTTACACTTTATATGATAGGAGGTAAATATAAACCTCTTATACTAAATTATCTTATAGAAAATAAAACAAAAAGATTTAATGAAATGCTTAGATATATGAAACCCATATCTCAAAGAACTCTAACTAATCAGCTTAGAGAATTAGAAGAAGACGGACTTATAAACAGAAAAGTGTATGCAGAAGTTCCACCAAAAGTAGAATATATTATAACTAAAAAGGGCAAATCATTATCAAAAATATTAGAAGCTATGTGTGAATGGGGAGAGAAAAATATTGATGAAAGGTTTGAAATTACTAATCCTCAATGTTTATAATAAAAAATATTTTTTAAAAATTTATTAACTACTTATTCATTATTTGAAATATTAGTATAGTTTGTTTTTTGTTTTACTTTTTTTAGCATTAAACATATAAAACACCTATATACTTAATCATTTCATTAAAATTATAATCAAAAAAAGTAGTAGAAACATTTACAGAAAATAATTTTTAATTATTTAAATAAAGCCATAATCTTTTAAGACTATAGCTTTATTTTTTTAATAACTTTTATATTTTTACTTAAAGTAATTTACACCATTTTCAAATATATTGTAAATATCTTTAGTAATGATGTTCTTGTATAGGTTATTTCCATATCTCTCACTATGACCCATTTTACCGAATACTTTTCCATCTTCTGAAAGTATACCCTCAATAGCATAAACTGAACCATTAGGATTGAATCTAAACTCATTAGTAGGTTTTGATTCAAAGTTAACATACTGAGTGGCAACCTGACCTTTTTTGATTAATTCTTTTATTATATCGTCATCAGCAAAAAATCTTCCTTCACCATGAGAAACAGGAACAACTAACTCACTTCCAACAGGTATATTGTATAGCCAAGGAGAATTATTTGACACGACTTTTGTTGTTACCATTTGAGAAATATGTCTTCCTATTTTATTGAAAGTAAGGGTAGGAGATTTTTCTGTGATGTTTCCTATCTTTCCATAAGGAAGAAGCCCTGATTTTATTAATGCTTGGAATCCGTTACATATACCCAAAACAAGCCCGTCGCGTTCTAAGAGTTTATGTATAGATGTTTTTATTTTTTCATTTGTAAGTATTGCAGAAATAAACTTTCCGGAACCGTCAGGCTCATCTGCAGCACTGAATCCTCCAGGTATCATAAATATTTGAGAATTATCTATTTTTTTAGACATTTCTTCGATTGATTCTTTTATGTATTCTGGCTTAATGTTTCTAAATACAAAAATATCAGTATTGGCACCAGCATCAGAGAATGCCTTTTGAGTATCATATTCGCAGTTAGTGCCGAGGAACGAAGCTATTAATACATTAGGTTTAGCTGTTTTATTTTTGCATATAAATGGTGCTTCTCTTTTATATTCAGCTAGCTTGTAAGTTTCTATATCTTCATAAGTTTTATAAGGGAATACTGGAGATAATTTATCAAGCCATAATTTTTCTATTTCTTCTAAATCTACTATTTCACCGCATACTTTTATTTTATATTCATTTATAGTTTTGCCTATAAGTATAGCATTTTTATAATTTAACTCTTCTTTAGTTTCTACTATAAATGAAGCAGGCATTAAGTTAAAGAAATAAAGCTCATCTTTTATATCAACACCTATTCTGTTGCCGAAAGACATTTTTGTTAAAGCCTCAGCAATACCTCCGAATTTAATTGTATAAGCTGATAATATTTTTTTGTCTTTTATATTTTTATGTACGAATTCAAAATTATCTTTTATTTCTGTAACATTAGGTATGTAGTTTTCAAGCATATTATGTTTTACTAAATACACATAATTATTAGCTGATTTGAACTCTGGAGATATAACATCATTACTGTCAACAGTTGATACTGCAAATGATATTAAAGTTGAAGGCACTGATATATTATTAAAAGTACCGCTCATAGAGTCTTTACCTCCTATAGCAGGTATATCAAATTCAGTTTGTGCATATATTGTGCCGAGTAATGCAGAATAAACCTTACCCCATTTTTTAGCATCATTTCCTAATTTCTCAAAATACTCTTGAAATGATAATCTTATTTTTTTATAATCAGCACCAATAGAAACAAGCTTTGACATTGATTCTATTACAGAATATATTCCTCCATGAAACTCTGACCATTTCATTATAGAAGGATTATAACCCCAAGATATAGCAGAAGCTGTGTTTATTTGTTTTGCATTGTTGTCAAATATTGGTATTTTTTGAATGCTTACATCGCTTGGAGTCATTTGATATTTTCCACCGAAAGGCATAAGCACAGTAGTAGCTCCTATTGATGAGTCAAACATTTCAATGAGTCCCTTTTGAGAAGCAACATTTAAATTTTCTGCCATATTAAACCAATGAGAAGTTAGAGAGCATGCATTTTTTGTATTAAATGGATTATTGTCAAAATTGATATCTTTAAGAACAGCATTAGTCTCTTGCTTAGCTCCGTTTGTGTCTAAAAACTTACGGCTTATATCTACAATCTTTTTGCCTTTTAAATACATTACAAGTCTGTTAGTGTCTGTTATAGTGGCAACCTTTGTAGCTTCAATGTTTTCTTTGTTGGCAAGTTTTATAAAATTATCTGCATCCTTACTCTCTACAACAACAGCCATTCTCTCCTGTGATTCTGATATTGCTAGTTCAGTGCCGTTTAATCCTAAATATTTAACAGGCAATACATCAAGGTTAATGTCAATTCCGTCTGATAATTCACCTATAGCAACAGAAACTCCTCCCGCACCAAAGTCATTACATTTTTTTATTAGTTTTGTAACTTCTTTATTTCTGAAAAGTCTTTGAATCTTTCTCTCTTCTGGGGCATTACCTTTCTGTACTTCAGCACCGCAAAGTCTTAAAGATGTATCAGTATGGCTTTTTGATGAACCTGTAGCACCTCCGCAGCCGTCTCTTCCTGTTCTTCCCCCAAGCACTATAACTATATCGCCTGCCTTTGGCTTTTCTCTACGCACATAGTCCACAGGAACAGCTCCAACAACAGCACCAACCTCAAGCCTTTTTGCCTTATAGCCTTCATCATATATTTCATTAACTAAACAAGTTGTAAGCCCTATTTGATTACCATAAGAAGAATATCCTGCAGCTGCAGTTGTAGTAATTTTCTTTTGAGGAAGTTTTCCTGCTAAAGTATCTTCCAATTTTTCTAATGGATTAGCACTTCCTGTAACTCTTATAGCCTGATATACATAGCTTCTTCCAGAAAGCGGGTCTCTTATAGCTCCGCCCAAACATGTAGAAGCCCCTCCGAAAGGCTCTATCTCTGTAGGGTGATTATGAGTTTCGTTTTTAAACATCAATAAATATTTTTCTGTTTTGTTTTTTCCATTTTCATCAACAGCATCAACATCTATATAAATAGAACAAGCGTTTATCTCATCAGAAACCTCTAAATCTTCAAGCTTTCCTTTTTTCTTTATGTATTTTGCAGATACTGTTGCCATGTCCATTAAATTAATATCTCTTTTGCTATCAACATCTTCTCCGTAAAGCTCTTTTCTAATGTTATAATATCTGTTAATAACATTAAGTATAACTTCTGAAAAATTGCTTTTATCATTTTCTAATTTTACATCATTAATCTTTGTCATAAATGTTGTATGCCTGCAATGGTCAGACCAATATGTATCAAGAACTTTTATTTCTGTTTCGGTTGGGTTTCTCTTTTCTTCATTTTTGAAATAATTCTGTACAAACTCTATATCTTTATAAGTCATTGCTAAGTCAAGATTATCTCTATATTTATGAAGTTCATCTATATTTAAATTAATAAAGTTTTCTACGTCTTTAATGTCATCAGCTTTTTGATGAGGTTCTATTTCTAATTTGCTTAAATCTTTTTCTCTGCTTTCTACTGGGTTAATATAGAACTTTTTTATTTTTTCTATTGTGCTGTCATCTACATTACCGCTAAAAACTATCACCTTCCCGCTTACTATAGTTACTTCTTCAATATCATTATAAATAAGCTTCAAACATTGTAATGCAGAATCAGCCCTCTGGTCAAATTGTCCGGGCAAATATTCAACAGCAAAATGTTTTAAACTCTCAAAATCTTTTTTTTCAACTACCCTATCTGTTGGAGGCTCTGAAAATATTACATTAATAGAATTAGTTAATTTACTTTCTTCTATATTAAAAATGTCATAAACATTAAGAAGTCTTACACTGCATTTTATTTGGAAATTCTCTTTTAATTGACTTTCTAATCTTTTCGCCTCTAAATCAAAGCCCTCTTTTTTCTCTATAAAGATACGATAGTTCATTTTAAATATACCTCATTGTTATATGGAGTTTTTATATTAATAGATTATATATTATATCATTAGTTTTATAAAGATATTTTTATTATTAAAAATGTTTTTCAAGAAGACTATCAACAATAGAAACAGCTTTTTTAAATCTTTTTTGATAATCTCCGCTTACAGAATGATATTTTATATTTAAATCATTTAATATATCTTTTATTTTATCGCTGTATTTTATTCTGTCATTTTTTATAACTTCGCTTCTGTCGCCGTCCTGAATAAAATCAACATCAGGCTCTAAAAATAATATAGCATCATATTTATTTATATGTATAATTGCCTTTGCAAGTCTTTCATTATCAATAATATTTTCATCTTCCAAAAAATGCATATAAAAGTTTGTAATTATTGCATCGGTATCAACAAACAATATTTTGTTGCTATGCTCTATTGCTTTTATTTCATTTAATTTATGAGTAAGAAGTATCTCTGTAAAATCTTCTGAAAGCATAAGTAAATCAGTTCCTGATTTCTCTGATAATTCTCTTCCTGCCTCTTCTATATAATTGGTATTATAATAATTTGCTAAATTAATTGTGAGAGTTGACTTGCCTGTGCTTTCGCTTCCTAAAAGCAAAACCTTTTTTGTATAATACGGCTTTACTATATTAGGTAAATAATCCCAATACTTGTAAACATTATCTCTAATCTTTGAAGAGCTTATTTCATCTCTCTCTATAAATATTAACTCTGAATCTTTATAATATCTTGTGTAAAAAGAATCTTTATTTTTATAATCATCTCCGCAAAATACTGCGTCAATTTTTTCACCTATTGCATTTTTTATTTTTATAGAATCCTCTTCCCATAAATCTTCAGTGTAGTCTTCTTTTGTGTTTGCATTATCCTCTATAAATATAATCTTCACATTTCCAATATGCTTTGTTAATTGATAAAGCCATCTGTATCTTATTTTTTTATCAATTTCATTTCTATTATTTCCAACAGCTAAAACAATATAAAGCTTTTTACATTGATTAGCAGCTTCTATTATGCATTTTACATGCCCAAGATGAAGAGGATTAAAAGAACCGCCATACATTCCTACATTATACATAAAACCTCCGAATAATTTTTTAGTTTATCTGCTGATTTTTATTATTTGCCTCTCTATACCACTTAATAAACATAAACACTGCATTAACTAAATAAACACTCCACATAAGCAAAGTAGCTATATTGTCCCCCCCGCTTGCAAAATTAATATACCATATAGAAATATTTAAAATGTTTACAAGTATCCACATTATCCATTGTTCAGTACATCTCTTTACACATAGTATCTGTGCCGTTATGGCAAACACAGTACTTGCACTATCAACAAAAGGAAGAGAACCTCCTAATTTTTTTAGTATAAAGCCATAAATAAATATTGATATAAAAGAAAAACCAAATATTATAATTTTATATTTATTATTTAATTTTGTTTTTATTACCTCTTGATTTTCATTATTCATATTTCTGCTCCATAATATAAAACCCGCTATATTCATAGGTATATAGTAGAATACATTGAGCATAAACTCGCCATAGTATTTTGCGCTAAAAGCTATAATAGAATAAAGAATAGTATTAATCATTCCAAATACATACGAAGATAATTTTCCTTTTCCCGTAAGTATAACACATAATATACCGCTTATTGATGACACTATGCCAATAATATTTTCCTTCCAATATATAGAAAGCGATAATATTATACTGCATGCTATTATAATCCACGCCACTTCTATAGGTTTCCAATTTTGAAACTCATTTTTGATAATTATTTTCACAATGAATCCTTTAGAAAATAAATTTTCCTTATTATATTACTACTTTATGTAAAATCAATATAAATTTATTTTTATAAAAATAGATTTGAAAATATTAATTTTTAATAATGACTTGCCTGCAAAAATAAATATTAAAAATAGTTGTTAATATATTTTGCAGCAAGTCATATTACAATTTTTTATTAATTATTATTCACTGTAGTTTTTATAATTGTCTCAAGAGCTTTTACTATCATTTCTTTTGGCATATAGGCTGTATTAGGCTTATCAAGTATTTGCTCTATTATATAAGGAACATGTATAAAACCGCCTTTGATATTTAAATTATTTTTGTTTATATAATATAACAAAGAATACATTATATGATTGCATACAAAAGTACCTGCTGTATTTGATATTGATGCTGGTATAGGAATGGTTTTTAATTCATCTCTAATTGCCTTTATAGGAAGTGTAGAGAAATAAGCACTATCTCCGTCATTAAATATAACTTCATCTACAGGCTGATTACCTTCATTGTCTTTTATTCTTGCATCGTCTATATTTATGGCTACTCTTTCTAATGATATCTCATATCTTCCGCCAGCCTGACCTACACATATAACTACATCAGGTTTAAGATTTTTTATATTTTCAAAAAGTTTTTCTGCAGATTTTTTAAATACTGTTGGAAGCTGTAATTTTATTATTTCATTGCCTTCTATATAATTAGGTAAGCTATTAACTGCCTCCCATGAAGGATTAACTTTTTCTTTATCGAATGGGTCAAATCCTGTTATTAATACTTTCATTTTATTAGCTCCTTTTATAAAAATAGTTTTTAATATTTCTGTAATTATCTTTTTAATAATAATTTTTTAATCTTAATTTTTATCTAAAAGCAAGTAAATACATTATAGTTGTGTTTATTGCAAGAAGTATTAAAGCTACTGGTATCTGCTCTAATATAACTCCGTTTTTATTCTCCATTTCCAATATAGAAGCAGGTATCATATTAAAATTGGCAGCCATAGGCGTCATTAATGTGCCGCAAAAACCTGCTGTTAAACCTAAAGCAGAAACAATATTAGGATCTCCTCCTAAACCAATAACAAAAGGTATGCCTATTCCAGCAGTTATAACAGCGAAAGCAGCAAAAGCATTTCCCATTACTATTGTAAATATAGCCATAGATACACAATAGCCAATAACCCCAAAAAGCTTATTATCTGCAGGTATAACACCTTTCATTATATTCGCTACTATCTCACCCACTCCAGCCTCTGCAAACAATCCTCCCAATGAAGCTAACAGCTGCGGAAGAATAACGCTTGGCCCCATTTGCTGAAGCATTCTTGATGATTCATAAGGAACAGTTGAAGCTTTTTCTTTTGTTATTATCATACATAAAACTAATGATGACATTGCTCCTATACCTAATCCTATTAATCCGCCTAATTTTGTAAATTGTGCAACCAAAAATGCTATTAAGCCTATTGATATAGCCGGTATAAAAAGTAAGTTTTTAAAT
It encodes the following:
- a CDS encoding SDR family oxidoreductase, which gives rise to MKKLVVITGASSGIGMETAKRFSENGYPTLLISRRKEIMDNLKLPNSISVKADVTNFEEIRTAIEMAEDKYGKTDLLINCAGVMLLGNIDKQSYEEWKNMIDVNINGILTTTNIILPDMIKRNEGTIINISSIAGRKTFKNHGVYCGSKFAVHAITESIREEVADKNVRVIVLAPGVVETHLLEHTTDENIKADYIEWKKSIGNGLNASDIVNCIEFAYNMPQDICVRELVIAKTKQID
- a CDS encoding winged helix-turn-helix transcriptional regulator → MKKIKVASEIGVTLYMIGGKYKPLILNYLIENKTKRFNEMLRYMKPISQRTLTNQLRELEEDGLINRKVYAEVPPKVEYIITKKGKSLSKILEAMCEWGEKNIDERFEITNPQCL
- a CDS encoding phosphoribosylformylglycinamidine synthase, producing MNYRIFIEKKEGFDLEAKRLESQLKENFQIKCSVRLLNVYDIFNIEESKLTNSINVIFSEPPTDRVVEKKDFESLKHFAVEYLPGQFDQRADSALQCLKLIYNDIEEVTIVSGKVIVFSGNVDDSTIEKIKKFYINPVESREKDLSKLEIEPHQKADDIKDVENFINLNIDELHKYRDNLDLAMTYKDIEFVQNYFKNEEKRNPTETEIKVLDTYWSDHCRHTTFMTKINDVKLENDKSNFSEVILNVINRYYNIRKELYGEDVDSKRDINLMDMATVSAKYIKKKGKLEDLEVSDEINACSIYIDVDAVDENGKNKTEKYLLMFKNETHNHPTEIEPFGGASTCLGGAIRDPLSGRSYVYQAIRVTGSANPLEKLEDTLAGKLPQKKITTTAAAGYSSYGNQIGLTTCLVNEIYDEGYKAKRLEVGAVVGAVPVDYVRREKPKAGDIVIVLGGRTGRDGCGGATGSSKSHTDTSLRLCGAEVQKGNAPEERKIQRLFRNKEVTKLIKKCNDFGAGGVSVAIGELSDGIDINLDVLPVKYLGLNGTELAISESQERMAVVVESKDADNFIKLANKENIEATKVATITDTNRLVMYLKGKKIVDISRKFLDTNGAKQETNAVLKDINFDNNPFNTKNACSLTSHWFNMAENLNVASQKGLIEMFDSSIGATTVLMPFGGKYQMTPSDVSIQKIPIFDNNAKQINTASAISWGYNPSIMKWSEFHGGIYSVIESMSKLVSIGADYKKIRLSFQEYFEKLGNDAKKWGKVYSALLGTIYAQTEFDIPAIGGKDSMSGTFNNISVPSTLISFAVSTVDSNDVISPEFKSANNYVYLVKHNMLENYIPNVTEIKDNFEFVHKNIKDKKILSAYTIKFGGIAEALTKMSFGNRIGVDIKDELYFFNLMPASFIVETKEELNYKNAILIGKTINEYKIKVCGEIVDLEEIEKLWLDKLSPVFPYKTYEDIETYKLAEYKREAPFICKNKTAKPNVLIASFLGTNCEYDTQKAFSDAGANTDIFVFRNIKPEYIKESIEEMSKKIDNSQIFMIPGGFSAADEPDGSGKFISAILTNEKIKTSIHKLLERDGLVLGICNGFQALIKSGLLPYGKIGNITEKSPTLTFNKIGRHISQMVTTKVVSNNSPWLYNIPVGSELVVPVSHGEGRFFADDDIIKELIKKGQVATQYVNFESKPTNEFRFNPNGSVYAIEGILSEDGKVFGKMGHSERYGNNLYKNIITKDIYNIFENGVNYFK
- a CDS encoding AAA family ATPase, which codes for MYNVGMYGGSFNPLHLGHVKCIIEAANQCKKLYIVLAVGNNRNEIDKKIRYRWLYQLTKHIGNVKIIFIEDNANTKEDYTEDLWEEDSIKIKNAIGEKIDAVFCGDDYKNKDSFYTRYYKDSELIFIERDEISSSKIRDNVYKYWDYLPNIVKPYYTKKVLLLGSESTGKSTLTINLANYYNTNYIEEAGRELSEKSGTDLLMLSEDFTEILLTHKLNEIKAIEHSNKILFVDTDAIITNFYMHFLEDENIIDNERLAKAIIHINKYDAILFLEPDVDFIQDGDRSEVIKNDRIKYSDKIKDILNDLNIKYHSVSGDYQKRFKKAVSIVDSLLEKHF
- the pnuC gene encoding nicotinamide riboside transporter PnuC gives rise to the protein MKIIIKNEFQNWKPIEVAWIIIACSIILSLSIYWKENIIGIVSSISGILCVILTGKGKLSSYVFGMINTILYSIIAFSAKYYGEFMLNVFYYIPMNIAGFILWSRNMNNENQEVIKTKLNNKYKIIIFGFSFISIFIYGFILKKLGGSLPFVDSASTVFAITAQILCVKRCTEQWIMWILVNILNISIWYINFASGGDNIATLLMWSVYLVNAVFMFIKWYREANNKNQQIN
- the pcp gene encoding pyroglutamyl-peptidase I, producing the protein MKVLITGFDPFDKEKVNPSWEAVNSLPNYIEGNEIIKLQLPTVFKKSAEKLFENIKNLKPDVVICVGQAGGRYEISLERVAINIDDARIKDNEGNQPVDEVIFNDGDSAYFSTLPIKAIRDELKTIPIPASISNTAGTFVCNHIMYSLLYYINKNNLNIKGGFIHVPYIIEQILDKPNTAYMPKEMIVKALETIIKTTVNNN
- a CDS encoding DUF979 domain-containing protein, producing the protein MVNNLLEVLYIISGIIIVVCGIYAYKNKENKKRIGSALFWIILGFIFIFGKIIPSFVVGLLLIVLALLTATKNVSLQSLKPVSDAYREEKEKLFKNLLFIPAISIGLIAFLVAQFTKLGGLIGLGIGAMSSLVLCMIITKEKASTVPYESSRMLQQMGPSVILPQLLASLGGLFAEAGVGEIVANIMKGVIPADNKLFGVIGYCVSMAIFTIVMGNAFAAFAVITAGIGIPFVIGLGGDPNIVSALGLTAGFCGTLMTPMAANFNMIPASILEMENKNGVILEQIPVALILLAINTTIMYLLAFR